From the Diospyros lotus cultivar Yz01 chromosome 13, ASM1463336v1, whole genome shotgun sequence genome, one window contains:
- the LOC127788280 gene encoding uncharacterized protein LOC127788280 isoform X3 → MCRMVLLRIKSITARSTIHMEQKGGFLLRLLVMFLVFSTVLSSAKSRRLHGSFMNDSSAPDHLITPQGEMEMEMEMGEGEEGRMVIENRDYPGTGANNHHDPKSPGTA, encoded by the exons ATGTGTAGAATGGTCCTTTTGAGAATAAAAAGTATAACCGCCAG GTCAACAATACATATGGAACAAAAGGGTGGTTTTCTTCTTCGTTTGCTTGTAATGTTTCTGGTTTTCTCCACAGTGCTCTCTTCTGCTAAATCCA GAAGGCTCCACGGCAGCTTCATGAATGACTCGTCAGCCCCAGATCATCTAATAACTCCTCAg GGGGaaatggagatggagatggagatgggagagggagaagaagggaGGATGGTTATTGAGAACAGAGACTACCCAGGAACAGGAGCAAACAACCATCATGATCCAAAATCCCCTGGAACAGCTTGA
- the LOC127788280 gene encoding uncharacterized protein LOC127788280 isoform X2, whose protein sequence is MHIYEAAESPMLWSTIHMEQKGGFLLRLLVMFLVFSTVLSSAKSRRLHGSFMNDSSAPDHLITPQLTKQGEMEMEMEMGEGEEGRMVIENRDYPGTGANNHHDPKSPGTA, encoded by the exons atgcatatatatgaaGCAGCAGAGTCTCCTATGCTGTG GTCAACAATACATATGGAACAAAAGGGTGGTTTTCTTCTTCGTTTGCTTGTAATGTTTCTGGTTTTCTCCACAGTGCTCTCTTCTGCTAAATCCA GAAGGCTCCACGGCAGCTTCATGAATGACTCGTCAGCCCCAGATCATCTAATAACTCCTCAg CTAACAAAACAGGGGGaaatggagatggagatggagatgggagagggagaagaagggaGGATGGTTATTGAGAACAGAGACTACCCAGGAACAGGAGCAAACAACCATCATGATCCAAAATCCCCTGGAACAGCTTGA
- the LOC127788280 gene encoding uncharacterized protein LOC127788280 isoform X1: MCRMVLLRIKSITARSTIHMEQKGGFLLRLLVMFLVFSTVLSSAKSRRLHGSFMNDSSAPDHLITPQLTKQGEMEMEMEMGEGEEGRMVIENRDYPGTGANNHHDPKSPGTA; encoded by the exons ATGTGTAGAATGGTCCTTTTGAGAATAAAAAGTATAACCGCCAG GTCAACAATACATATGGAACAAAAGGGTGGTTTTCTTCTTCGTTTGCTTGTAATGTTTCTGGTTTTCTCCACAGTGCTCTCTTCTGCTAAATCCA GAAGGCTCCACGGCAGCTTCATGAATGACTCGTCAGCCCCAGATCATCTAATAACTCCTCAg CTAACAAAACAGGGGGaaatggagatggagatggagatgggagagggagaagaagggaGGATGGTTATTGAGAACAGAGACTACCCAGGAACAGGAGCAAACAACCATCATGATCCAAAATCCCCTGGAACAGCTTGA